The following proteins are encoded in a genomic region of Diadema setosum chromosome 18, eeDiaSeto1, whole genome shotgun sequence:
- the LOC140241793 gene encoding beta-1,4-galactosyltransferase 7-like, with translation MQALASCDVSMALRRFSVIRVLCLMVISSFFVSIYLAMHRGCNCADIDEMAVRMQDLQMKLRESDRQLAQSRKAREQAERRGRTNGDDDAYDDDDESWGPHKLAVVVPFRERFEELMEFVPYMHKFLNMQRVRHNIYIVNQMDNLRFNRASLINIGFLLSKTDCDYMVMHDVDLLPRNKDLSYSYERVMRGPHHIAAPEIHPRYHYKTFIGGILMLKREHYAEVNGMSNKFWGWGREDDEFYHRLTKANLQITKPEGITTGPEDTFYHIHDSRKRKRDMTRLHNQKQEQFKKDSETGVETIDYKLLSRQTLRIEGALCTVLHVSLKCDKEVTPWCEYEAS, from the exons CTCCATGGCTCTCAGGCGTTTCTCTGTGATACGAGTCTTGTGCCTCATGGTCATCTCGTCTTTCTTCGTCTCCATCTACCTCGCCATGCACCGGGGCTGCAACTGTGCCGACATCGACGAGATGGCAGTAAGAATGCAGGACCTCCAAATGAAGCTCAGGGAGAGTGACCGCCAGTTGGCGCAAAGCAGGAAGGCCAGGGAGCAAGCAGAAAGGAGAGGGAGAACTAACGGTGACGATGATGcttatgatgatgacgacgagtCTTGGGGACCACACAAATTGGCAGTTGTGGTGCCGTTCAGGGAGCGTTTTGAGGAATTGATGGAGTTTGTGCCTTACATGCACAAATTTTTGAACATGCAGCGAGTGCGACACAACATCTACATTGTGAATCAGATGGATAACCTGAG ATTCAACCGTGCCTCCCTGATCAACATCGGATTCCTTCTGAGCAAGACAGATTGCGACTACATGGTCATGCACGACGTCGACCTTTTGCCAAGAAACAAGGATCTGAGCTACAGCTACGAGAGGGTGATGAGGGGACCGCACCACATCGCTGCACCAGAGATCCATCCTCGATACCACTACAAAACCTTCATTGGTGGTATCCTCATGCTGAAAAGGGAGCACTATGCTGAG GTCAATGGGATGTCAAACAAGTTTTGGGGTTGGGGACGTGAAGACGATGAATTCTATCACCGCCTCACAAAAGCAAATTTACAG ATCACTAAACCTGAAGGTATCACAACCGGACCGGAGGATACGTTCTACCACATACATGACAgcaggaagaggaagagggacATGACAAGATTACACAACCAGAAACAG GAGCAATTCAAGAAAGATTCTGAGACAGGCGTGGAAACAATAGACTATAAATTGCTGAGTCGGCAAACTCTGCGCATAGAGGGGGCGCTGTGCACAGTCCTCCACGTGTCCCTCAAGTGCGACAAGGAAGTCACCCCGTGGTGTGAATACGAAGCCAGCTAG